The Funiculus sociatus GB2-C1 genome window below encodes:
- a CDS encoding nucleotidyltransferase family protein, which produces MCTQLNPQLQQRIGLSMLEITTLCQRWHITELSLFGSVLGNQFHSDSDIDILIRLAPNTRQCLLSLTKIKHDLEASTKRAINIALKEAIETSEN; this is translated from the coding sequence ATGTGCACCCAGCTTAATCCCCAACTCCAACAACGAATCGGGCTTTCAATGCTCGAAATTACCACATTGTGCCAGCGCTGGCACATCACAGAACTGTCCCTATTTGGCTCAGTGCTGGGCAATCAATTTCACAGCGATAGCGACATTGATATTCTCATTCGTCTTGCACCCAATACTCGCCAATGCTTACTAAGCCTTACCAAAATTAAACATGACCTGGAAGCCAGTACAAAAAGAGCCATCAATATTGCTCTGAAAGAAGCCATCGAGACCAGCGAAAACTGA